One Ovis aries strain OAR_USU_Benz2616 breed Rambouillet chromosome 4, ARS-UI_Ramb_v3.0, whole genome shotgun sequence DNA window includes the following coding sequences:
- the LOC101102558 gene encoding taste receptor type 2 member 41: MEEAGGQGPRPGVVTGGRAKMHPEFTVLFMLLFVLLCILGLLANGFIVLVLSREWVRRGRLLPSDLILFSLGLSRFCLQWVGMGNNFYYFLHLVDYCSGPARQFFGLPWVFLNTVTSWFGSWLSVLFCMKIANFTHPAFLWLKWRFPRWVPWLLLGSLLTSFTVTLLFFSGNHALYKGSFTRKPFRNMTYHQWSRILEMYYFLPLKMITLSVPGSVFLASIALLIHSLRRHAWRMQRSGHSLQDPGGQAHTRALKSLVSFLVLYILSFVSLIVDAAGFCSSDSDWYWPWQILVYSCTSIHPFILILGNLRLRGASGQLILLARGFWPRWCDPLNQSIRRGSSEDDRAADQIHENVLNICWIILWAFSFGKERRGVKSGNSLSIISFWNTVKLWPHRSQRASIIQ, encoded by the coding sequence atggaggaggcaggaggccagGGACCAAGGCCTGGGGTGGTGACCGGAGGACGGGCCAAGATGCACCCAGAATTCACAGTCCTCTTCATGCTGCTCTTTGTCCTGCTGTGTATCCTGGGCCTCCTGGCCAATGGCTTCATTGTGCTGGTGCTGAGCAGAGAATGGGTGCGACGTGGGAGGCTGCTCCCCTCTGACCTGATCCTCTTTAGCTTGGGACTCTCCCGCTTCTGCCTGCAGTGGGTTGGAATGGGGAATAACTTCTACTATTTCCTGCATCTGGTCGACTACTGCAGTGGTCCCGCCCGGCAGTTCTTCGGTCTACCCTGGGTCTTCCTCAACACCGTCACTTCCTGGTTTGGCTCCTGGCTCAGCGTCCTCTTCTGCATGAAGATTGCTAACTTTACCCACCCCGCCTTCCTCTGGCTAAAGTGGAGGTTCCCCAGGTGGGTGCCCTGGCTTTTGCTGGGCTCTCTGCTCACCTCCttcactgtcaccctgctttttttttcagggaaCCACGCTTTGTATAAAGGGTCCTTCACTAGAAAACCTTTCAGGAACATGACCTATCATCAATGGAGCAGGATTCTGGAAATGTACTATTTCCTGCCCCTGAAAATGATCACTCTTTCAGTTCCTGGCTCTGTTTTTCTGGCCTCGATTGCTCTGTTGATTCACTCTCTGAGGAGACACGCATGGAGGATGCAGCGCAGTGGTCACAGCCTGCAGGATCCCGGTGGCCAGGCTCACACCAGAGCTCTGAAGTCACTAGTCTCCTTCCTTGTTCTTTATATTCTGTCTTTCGTGTCCCTGATCGTTGATGCTGCAGGGTTCTGCTCCTCAGACAGTGACTGGTACTGGCCATGGCAAATTTTAGTCTACTCGTGCACGTCCATCCATCCCTTTATCCTCATCCTTGGCAACCTCAGGCTTCGAGGGGCATCTGGGCAGCTGATTTTGTTGGCCAGGGGCTTCTGGCCGAGGTGGTGTGATCCCCTTAACCAGTCCATCAGAAGAGGCTCAAGTGAGGATGACAGAGCCGCAGACCAAATACATGAAAATGTCctcaatatctgttggatcatattGTGGGCTTTCTCCtttgggaaggagaggaggggagtaAAATCTGGGAACTCTTTGAGCATAATTTCTTTCTGGAACACTGTTAAACTGTGGCCCCACAGGTCCCAGAGAGCCAGCATCATCCAGTAA